AAATTGAACTTATCGCTTTACTTAATTCCAACTCAGGCATAGTATGATGTCGGGCAAATTCCTGCTGGGTTAAATTTTAGTTTGCTTCTATGTTGAGGCCAATTGAAATATCTGGTGTTGACATTAGCAGGAAAGCAAATCCAAGTTGAGTATGAGTGAGAGTTTACCTATGGGTTTGGGAAAGGAAAGAGGAGCAAGCCGCGATCGCAAATCATCCGTCTGGTGCCGTTTTGCAGCAATGGTGGCGTTGATTGGTGTGGGCACATTGGCGATCGATCAGGCAATGCAGGCGCAGGTAAAAACGCCGTCGCGGACTGCCAAGAAGGAAATGCGATTATTTGAGGACTTGCGACTTTCGCCCAAATTCCAACCCGATCCGCAATCGGTACTAGGGATCAGTGGCGGCGCGGTGGAGATGCAATCGGAGTCTGGCAAAGCCCAATCGGAGACGGGGCCTTGTTTGGGTTTCATTGATACGGTTCCCGATCACACGATCACGCTTACTTCTGGGTTTAGCTATCTCAAAATTCAAGTGCTTAGCTCTGGCGATACGACCCTGTTTGTGCGGGGGCCGGGCGGCAGTTGGTGTAATGACGATGAGGCCAATCGCAACCCGGAGATCGCGGGGCAGTGGCTACCTGGCACCTATGAGGTTTGGGTTGGTTCGTATCAGAAGAATGCTTCTTATCCCTATGTTTTGCAAGTAGGCGAAGTTGAGTAGGGTCTAGTTTTTTAGGCAATGTGTTTGGTTGGGGCGATCGAAAAGGGTCGCCTTAATTTTTTATTTTAAATCTGCTGTTTTTCTATTTTATATCGTTTGATAGTGAGGTAGTGGCGATCGGGGCTTGATGGGTTTATGGGTAACAATTCTGGTCACAGAAAACCTAAGACAAACACAAATGCAGGAGGATTTAACAAGATAGAGAAATCTTTTCGCAGGAGCGCTACTACTGCTGAACTATTATTCAATCAGCATAGAATCAATTATCTACAAATATTTAACCATCGCCGATCAGTTAACTGAGTCAATTGTCATACATTCAGCTAAAATCAACAGGTTAAAGTAAATTACAAATTTTATGCGGTTATCCCAAATGCTGTGGGTCACGTTACGCGAAGACCCCGCCGAAGCCGAGATCAAAAGCCATAAATTATTACTCAGGGCTGGTTACATTCGCCGCATCGGTAGTGGCCTCTATGCCTATTTGCCGTTGATGTGGCGGGTATTGCAAAAGGTTTCGCAGATTGTGCGCGAAGAAATGAATGCGATCGGCGCACAGGAATGTTTGTTGCCGCAACTCCAACCTGCTGAGCTATGGCAAGAATCGGGGCGCTGGGATACCTATACCAAAGCAGAAGGGATCATGTTTGCGCTGGAGGATCGCTCTGGCCGATTGGCTGGACTGGGGCCGACCCATGAAGAAGTAATCACCGCGATCGCTAGGGATATGGTGCGATCGTACCGTCAACTGCCCCAGTGTTTATATCAAATTCAAACCAAGTTCCGCGATGAGATCCGGCCTCGATTTGGCCTGATGCGAGGGCGAGAATTTATTATGAAGGATGCCTATTCTTTCCACGTTGATCAGGCCAGCCTGAAGGCAACTTATGCGGACATGGATCGTGCCTATCGGCATATTTTTAGCCGCTGTGGGCTGAAGTTCAGAGCCGTAGAAGCTGATTCAGGGGCGATCGGTGGCTCCGGCTCCCAGGAATTTATGGTGCTGGCCGATGCCGGTGAAGATGAAGTGCTCTACACCGAAGATGGTAAATATGCCGCCAATGTAGAAAAAGCAGTATCTCTGCCAGCCGAGGCGATCGCTTCACCCTTTGATAGCTACGCCAAGCGCGATACCCCAAACACCACCACGATCGAGAAATTGTGCAAGGTTCTCGATTGCTCGCCTACTGTGGTGCTTAAGCAGGTTTTGTATGAGGCCACCTATGATAATGGCCAAACGATCTTAGTGTTGATCAGCATTCGTGGCGATCAAGCCGTCAATGAAGTCAAACTGCAAAATGAACTGGTCAAACTAGCGACTAACTATGGTGGCAGTGCTTTGATTGGGTTGAAAATTTCTGATCCTGAAGCTCAGGGTAAATGGGCAGCGCAGCCACTCCCAACCGGCTATATTGCCCCTGATTTGGGTGATGATTATATTGGCAAGCAAAAGCAGTTAGCCAGTAAGTTCCTGCGCTTGGTCGATCGCACCGCCGTAGACCTGCAAAACTTTGTCACTGGTGCCAATGAATCGGGGTTTCATGTGGTGGGAGCCAAGTGGGGCAATCAATTTGAATTGCCGCCAGAATCGCAACAGGTGGATATTAGAACTGCAACTGTGGGCGATCGCGCTATCCATGATCCCACCCAAACCTTACAGTCAGCACGCGGCATCGAAGTGGGGCATATTTTCCAACTGGGGTTGAAATATTCCCAGGCAATGAATGCCACCTATACGGCTGAATCAGGACAGGAAGCCAATCCCTATATGGGTTGTTATGGCATCGGTGTTTCCCGGTTGGCGCAATCGGCGGTGGAACAATCCCACGACAAGGATGGCATCATTTGGCCAGTGGCGATCGCCCCTTACCATGTGATCATTGTGGTGCCAAATATTACTAATGCCGAACAAATGGCGATCGCTGAGCAGCTCTATGATCAACTTACTCAGGCTGGGATCGAGACTCTACTGGACGATCGGGATGAACGAGCCGGGGTCAAGTTCAAGGATGCAGACCTGGTGGGGATTCCCTTCCGGGTGGTGACCGGACGCAGCATTGCCAATGGCCAAGTAGAGATAGTCGATCGCGCCACCAAAGAAACTAACAATGTGGCGATCGAAACGGTGGTTGATCATCTGCAAACTGCGATTAAGTCTAAAATCCAAGCCTGAGCCTGATCTGCTTCTCTTTTTTAGAGCAAAGCAAACCAGAGCCGCGATCGCCCAAAATTTACCGTTGACCGCCTTACAAACTGGGCTTGGGTTCCGCTTTTAATTAACCTGGCACAATTGCCACTCAGTTTAATTTAATT
The sequence above is a segment of the Pseudanabaena sp. PCC 7367 genome. Coding sequences within it:
- a CDS encoding proline--tRNA ligase, which produces MRLSQMLWVTLREDPAEAEIKSHKLLLRAGYIRRIGSGLYAYLPLMWRVLQKVSQIVREEMNAIGAQECLLPQLQPAELWQESGRWDTYTKAEGIMFALEDRSGRLAGLGPTHEEVITAIARDMVRSYRQLPQCLYQIQTKFRDEIRPRFGLMRGREFIMKDAYSFHVDQASLKATYADMDRAYRHIFSRCGLKFRAVEADSGAIGGSGSQEFMVLADAGEDEVLYTEDGKYAANVEKAVSLPAEAIASPFDSYAKRDTPNTTTIEKLCKVLDCSPTVVLKQVLYEATYDNGQTILVLISIRGDQAVNEVKLQNELVKLATNYGGSALIGLKISDPEAQGKWAAQPLPTGYIAPDLGDDYIGKQKQLASKFLRLVDRTAVDLQNFVTGANESGFHVVGAKWGNQFELPPESQQVDIRTATVGDRAIHDPTQTLQSARGIEVGHIFQLGLKYSQAMNATYTAESGQEANPYMGCYGIGVSRLAQSAVEQSHDKDGIIWPVAIAPYHVIIVVPNITNAEQMAIAEQLYDQLTQAGIETLLDDRDERAGVKFKDADLVGIPFRVVTGRSIANGQVEIVDRATKETNNVAIETVVDHLQTAIKSKIQA